A genomic region of Methanothermobacter sp. CaT2 contains the following coding sequences:
- a CDS encoding DsrE family protein has protein sequence MKLNLRGVNRYAAAIITDNILKNGVQNLQLILKEDSEEVRRVAEKHHMEYSPRETEKGMVVNISPQGIEEIDVTGETCPGPIIIVGDRLSSMEPGMRIKIKSENSDVIDDLALSAPEMKAEVIEKSSSHLILEKTDVSREREFTGKDKVLVVQSNGTGNAERAYATFIFSKAALSMGKDVTIFLLMDGVSIARKGSAAAVKHPAFPRLDELMAEVIEMGVKIYVCEMSAQFRGLREDNMVEGCKIAGAATFITLLSDPSYSVVNF, from the coding sequence ATGAAATTAAACCTCAGGGGAGTAAACAGATACGCTGCAGCCATAATAACAGACAATATACTTAAAAATGGTGTTCAGAACCTCCAGCTGATCCTGAAGGAGGACTCTGAAGAGGTCAGGAGAGTTGCAGAGAAGCACCATATGGAATATTCTCCCAGAGAAACAGAAAAGGGGATGGTGGTTAACATTTCACCTCAGGGTATTGAAGAGATAGATGTTACCGGAGAAACCTGTCCCGGCCCGATTATAATCGTAGGGGATAGGCTCTCCTCAATGGAACCGGGGATGAGGATAAAGATAAAATCAGAAAACAGTGACGTGATCGATGACCTTGCACTCTCAGCTCCTGAAATGAAGGCAGAGGTCATTGAAAAATCGTCCAGCCACCTCATCCTTGAAAAAACAGATGTTAGCAGGGAAAGGGAATTTACAGGAAAGGATAAGGTACTCGTTGTCCAGAGCAACGGGACAGGGAATGCAGAGAGGGCCTACGCCACCTTCATATTCTCAAAGGCTGCCCTCAGCATGGGAAAGGATGTCACAATATTCCTCCTCATGGATGGCGTGAGCATTGCAAGGAAGGGTAGTGCAGCCGCCGTAAAACACCCGGCCTTCCCGCGGCTGGATGAACTCATGGCCGAGGTCATTGAGATGGGTGTTAAGATCTACGTCTGTGAGATGAGCGCCCAGTTCCGGGGGCTCAGAGAAGATAACATGGTTGAGGGCTGCAAGATAGCAGGTGCAGCCACCTTCATAACACTGCTTAGTGACCCGAGCTACTCAGTGGTGAACTTCTAG
- a CDS encoding DUF5400 domain-containing protein, producing MYQVIIFALLFAGISSGFITFRIMGMRMAPHFGVLILALIATAANIMSGNVTLNYIAVALQILTGISAYTQFLPVLRDSFQTAPLYACHLSTVTVAAVLAAASVPLNLP from the coding sequence ATGTATCAGGTCATTATATTCGCACTCCTCTTTGCAGGAATCTCATCAGGTTTCATAACCTTCCGTATAATGGGGATGAGGATGGCGCCACACTTCGGAGTCCTTATCCTGGCCCTCATTGCAACGGCAGCAAATATCATGTCTGGCAATGTAACCCTGAACTACATTGCAGTGGCTCTGCAGATCCTCACAGGGATTTCAGCCTACACACAGTTCCTCCCGGTTCTGAGGGACAGCTTCCAGACAGCTCCACTCTACGCCTGCCATCTGAGCACAGTCACCGTTGCTGCGGTGCTCGCAGCTGCCTCAGTCCCACTTAACCTCCCTTAA
- a CDS encoding cobalt-precorrin 5A hydrolase encodes MIVTILTLTERARRLAGEMREKLLRDPTIVSVEVIHRNMDLGNVFAESDIIVGIMAAGIMVRKIAPLINNKLSDPGVLVVDEKGSNVISLLSGHAGGANDFAIKLAGLIGANPVITTSTDVNGLVGIDTFAARYFYRILDPHLIRHFNSSIIQGHRVELHSSRDLEALIDDDMRRTYTYVPEGDEVVRAHCNSRVMRLAPLKLSMGIGTRRGVESDRVIGLIRETLKLLKIPPERLDAIATGYMKRDEDGIREAARLLGVPLEFIGPQELRSQNTLSFSDFVYEKFGVGSVCEAAALSSAGKDSKLVIRKTKSSGVTAALAVSGTPKAF; translated from the coding sequence ATGATAGTTACAATACTCACACTAACAGAGAGGGCCAGAAGACTCGCAGGGGAGATGCGGGAGAAACTCCTCCGGGATCCGACCATTGTTTCAGTTGAAGTCATACACCGGAACATGGATCTGGGGAATGTTTTCGCTGAAAGCGACATCATAGTGGGTATAATGGCTGCAGGTATAATGGTGAGGAAGATAGCACCACTGATCAATAACAAGTTATCAGACCCTGGGGTTCTGGTTGTTGATGAAAAGGGGTCAAATGTTATAAGTCTACTTTCCGGTCATGCGGGGGGTGCCAATGACTTTGCAATTAAACTTGCAGGTCTGATAGGTGCTAATCCCGTTATAACAACATCCACAGACGTCAATGGCCTTGTTGGTATTGATACCTTTGCAGCGAGGTACTTCTACAGGATACTTGACCCCCACCTTATCAGGCACTTCAACTCCTCAATTATCCAGGGTCACCGGGTTGAACTTCACTCCTCCAGGGACCTTGAGGCCCTGATTGATGATGATATGCGCAGAACCTACACCTATGTCCCGGAGGGGGACGAGGTTGTGAGGGCCCACTGCAACTCAAGGGTCATGAGGCTTGCACCCCTCAAGCTTTCAATGGGGATAGGGACAAGGAGGGGGGTTGAATCAGATAGAGTAATCGGTCTCATCAGGGAAACCCTGAAACTGCTGAAGATACCCCCCGAACGGCTTGATGCCATTGCAACAGGCTACATGAAAAGGGATGAGGATGGTATCAGGGAGGCTGCCAGGCTCCTAGGAGTCCCCCTTGAATTCATAGGGCCCCAGGAACTCAGATCCCAGAATACTCTCTCATTTTCTGATTTCGTCTATGAAAAGTTTGGTGTGGGAAGTGTATGTGAAGCAGCAGCCCTCAGCAGTGCAGGTAAGGATTCAAAACTTGTAATAAGAAAAACAAAGTCCTCTGGAGTTACAGCTGCACTTGCAGTTTCAGGGACACCAAAAGCTTTTTAA
- a CDS encoding DEAD/DEAH box helicase, which produces MARYIEHPLIKPEKIEARTYQQLLAADVIRKGNSMIVAPTALGKTVVAVLVAAERLRKYRGSKVLILSPSKPLAIQHEESFREFMLASCTSLTGSIKPEERKERWIKSQIISATPQTVESDILAGRYDLRDVSLIVFDECHRAVGSYSYVFLASNYIQNARHPLILGLTASPGADEDKIKTVCENLFMNEVVVKTEGDPDVRPYLKPIKIEWVKVRMTPELEDIRELLRKVLKNRLKMLKNLGVIDTISVGKKDLLKARGRVQNRIARSTSPPRACYRAISLLASCINVEHALELLETQGIRPLHQYLLRLKEKKTKAAKGLLADPDFTRAMHLTRRAMMLGVEHPKLDRLMEILKRELKGDEARIIVFTQFRDTLEEIYQRCKREGINAVKFYGQNSRSGEKGLTQKQQRDIIKSFRMGNHDVLLSTSVAEEGIDIPSVDLVVMYEPVPSEIRMIQRRGRTGRKRKGRMVVLITEKTRDEAYYYSSIRKERSMKENIRGGSVNVEVNPIMEPSGEGPFIYADSREVNSRVLRELKKIGVDFELKPLAVGDYQISEDTIIERKTTQDFIGSIIDKRLYKQAREMVKNFKRPVMIIEGDDLYSGFINPDAVRGALAAVAVDFGIPVIPTRSAEDTAAMIRRIAIREQREGRPDMRVRTDKKPLTLREKQLFIVESLPNIGSKYAERLLEAFGSVEGVMNASEKELRSVEGIGAKRASEIRRVIEAEFKGPDEAAYKFKE; this is translated from the coding sequence ATGGCAAGGTACATAGAGCACCCCCTCATAAAGCCAGAGAAAATAGAGGCAAGGACCTATCAGCAGCTGCTGGCAGCAGATGTCATCAGAAAGGGCAACTCAATGATAGTCGCCCCCACAGCCCTCGGAAAGACGGTTGTGGCTGTCCTTGTGGCTGCAGAGAGACTCAGGAAATACAGGGGCTCAAAGGTACTCATCCTATCACCCAGCAAACCCCTGGCCATACAGCATGAGGAGAGCTTCAGGGAGTTCATGCTTGCAAGCTGCACATCCCTTACAGGTAGCATAAAACCTGAAGAGAGAAAAGAAAGGTGGATTAAATCCCAGATAATATCCGCCACGCCCCAGACAGTTGAATCAGACATCCTGGCTGGAAGATACGACCTCAGGGACGTCTCACTCATTGTATTCGATGAATGCCACCGCGCAGTTGGATCATACTCATACGTCTTCCTTGCGTCAAATTATATACAGAACGCCAGGCACCCCCTCATACTGGGACTCACAGCGTCTCCGGGTGCAGATGAGGATAAGATAAAAACTGTCTGTGAGAACCTCTTCATGAATGAGGTTGTGGTGAAAACAGAGGGGGACCCTGATGTGCGCCCCTACCTCAAGCCCATAAAAATAGAATGGGTAAAGGTCAGGATGACACCGGAGCTTGAGGATATAAGGGAACTGCTGAGGAAGGTCCTTAAAAATCGCTTGAAGATGCTTAAAAACCTCGGTGTTATAGACACCATCAGTGTGGGTAAGAAGGACCTTCTGAAGGCAAGGGGCCGTGTCCAGAACAGGATAGCGCGATCAACGAGCCCTCCAAGGGCATGCTACAGGGCCATATCACTCCTTGCATCATGTATAAACGTGGAACACGCCCTTGAACTCCTTGAAACACAGGGCATAAGGCCACTCCACCAGTACCTTCTCAGGCTAAAGGAGAAGAAAACAAAGGCTGCTAAGGGTCTCCTGGCAGATCCGGACTTTACAAGGGCCATGCACCTCACAAGAAGGGCCATGATGTTGGGGGTGGAACACCCTAAACTTGACAGGCTAATGGAGATACTGAAAAGGGAACTTAAAGGAGATGAAGCAAGGATAATAGTGTTCACACAGTTCCGCGACACCCTTGAGGAGATATACCAGAGATGCAAACGTGAAGGTATCAACGCAGTTAAATTTTATGGACAGAACAGCAGGAGCGGAGAGAAGGGCCTCACCCAGAAACAGCAGAGGGATATAATAAAATCATTTCGCATGGGGAACCATGACGTGCTCCTATCAACCAGTGTCGCTGAGGAAGGTATAGATATCCCCTCGGTGGACCTTGTGGTGATGTATGAACCTGTTCCCTCTGAGATAAGGATGATACAGAGACGTGGGAGAACCGGGAGGAAGAGGAAGGGCCGCATGGTTGTCCTCATAACAGAGAAGACCCGCGACGAGGCATACTACTACTCAAGTATCAGGAAGGAGAGATCCATGAAGGAGAACATCAGGGGCGGGTCAGTTAACGTGGAGGTTAACCCCATAATGGAACCCTCAGGGGAGGGACCCTTCATCTATGCTGATTCCCGGGAGGTCAACTCAAGGGTCCTCAGGGAACTCAAAAAGATAGGAGTGGATTTTGAACTCAAACCCCTTGCAGTTGGTGACTATCAGATAAGCGAGGATACCATAATTGAGAGGAAGACAACACAGGACTTTATTGGTTCAATTATAGATAAAAGACTGTATAAACAGGCAAGGGAGATGGTCAAAAACTTCAAAAGGCCTGTTATGATCATAGAGGGGGATGACCTCTATTCAGGATTCATAAACCCGGACGCCGTGAGGGGTGCCCTTGCAGCTGTTGCTGTGGACTTTGGAATACCCGTAATCCCCACGAGGTCAGCCGAGGATACCGCTGCAATGATAAGGAGGATAGCCATAAGGGAACAGAGGGAAGGCAGGCCTGATATGCGTGTTCGCACGGATAAGAAGCCCCTGACCCTCAGGGAGAAGCAGCTCTTCATCGTGGAATCCCTGCCAAATATCGGTTCAAAGTACGCTGAAAGGCTCCTGGAAGCCTTCGGATCAGTTGAAGGTGTTATGAACGCCTCAGAGAAGGAACTCCGTAGCGTGGAGGGTATAGGTGCAAAGAGGGCTTCGGAAATCAGGAGGGTCATTGAGGCAGAATTTAAGGGACCCGATGAAGCCGCATATAAATTCAAGGAGTAA
- a CDS encoding tRNA (adenine-N1)-methyltransferase has translation MRILMDERGKKYLLEEGEDFQSDMGIIKAENLEDSGPGDVLKTHLGREIYVLKPGLSDYLELMERRCSILLPKDIGMICAYTGIVEGSRVVDAGTGAGTVAMYLANLVGESGHVTTYEIREDFAEIAEKNIAAFGFKNVEVKNRDIKEGIEEEDLDLVFLDLPRPWELMEDVHDSLLRGGWGVFYNPYIEQVKLIHRIGSKVGFADIRTFETIEREIEVRKQGTRPRTRMVGHTGYLTFMRKI, from the coding sequence TTGCGCATACTTATGGATGAGAGAGGTAAAAAATATCTCCTGGAAGAAGGAGAGGACTTTCAGAGTGACATGGGGATCATCAAAGCAGAAAACCTGGAGGATTCCGGGCCCGGGGATGTCCTCAAAACCCACCTTGGCAGGGAGATTTACGTCCTTAAACCCGGACTCTCAGATTACCTTGAACTCATGGAGAGGAGGTGTTCAATACTCCTTCCCAAGGACATAGGAATGATATGTGCATATACAGGGATAGTTGAAGGTTCAAGGGTTGTTGATGCGGGTACCGGTGCGGGTACAGTTGCAATGTACCTTGCCAATCTGGTGGGAGAATCAGGGCACGTCACAACCTATGAAATACGTGAGGACTTTGCTGAGATAGCAGAGAAGAACATTGCAGCCTTTGGATTCAAAAACGTGGAGGTCAAGAACAGGGATATAAAGGAGGGTATAGAGGAGGAGGACCTCGACCTGGTTTTCCTTGATCTGCCCAGGCCCTGGGAGCTGATGGAGGATGTCCATGATTCCCTCCTGAGAGGTGGGTGGGGAGTCTTCTACAACCCCTACATTGAACAGGTGAAGCTGATACACAGGATAGGGTCGAAGGTTGGATTTGCAGATATAAGGACATTTGAAACCATTGAACGTGAAATAGAGGTCAGAAAGCAGGGTACAAGGCCCAGAACAAGGATGGTCGGCCATACAGGGTATCTCACCTTCATGAGAAAGATTTAA
- the cbiB gene encoding adenosylcobinamide-phosphate synthase CbiB, whose protein sequence is MNEVSVLLLAVILDLLIGEPPHRLHPVVWMGSAVEWMRNILGNSRISGIILTIAVAAPFTLPLFLINHLQDPLNLIISSILLSAVISIRMLVTSALDVGGSLKEDIEDARKKLSMLVSRDTTSLSDEQITSAAIETLTENITDSVTAPIFYFILLGLPGAFLYRVVNTLDAMVGYLDSENRYIGWFPARLDDILNYIPSRITGVLMVPAALLLGMNWRGSFRILLRDARRTPSPNSGFTMAAAAGALSVQLEKPGVYVLGDPCDGLDNEKLLEAVKLSSLTLILFTAAAAGVMLVIP, encoded by the coding sequence ATGAATGAAGTTTCAGTCCTCCTGCTTGCTGTAATCCTTGACTTACTCATTGGGGAACCACCACACCGGCTTCATCCGGTGGTCTGGATGGGGTCAGCAGTGGAATGGATGCGGAACATCCTTGGAAACAGCCGTATATCCGGCATAATACTCACCATTGCAGTTGCAGCGCCCTTCACACTCCCCCTGTTCCTTATCAACCATCTTCAAGACCCCCTGAATCTCATCATATCCTCCATCTTACTTTCAGCGGTGATATCCATAAGGATGCTTGTAACATCTGCCCTGGATGTTGGAGGATCCCTCAAGGAGGACATTGAAGATGCCAGGAAGAAACTTTCAATGCTCGTCAGCAGGGACACCACTTCCCTCTCAGATGAACAGATAACTTCAGCGGCGATTGAGACACTCACAGAAAACATCACGGATTCAGTGACAGCCCCCATCTTCTATTTCATCCTCCTAGGCCTTCCAGGGGCCTTCCTCTACCGGGTGGTCAATACACTTGATGCTATGGTGGGCTACCTTGACAGCGAGAACAGATACATAGGGTGGTTCCCTGCAAGGCTGGATGATATACTCAACTACATCCCATCAAGAATCACCGGAGTCCTGATGGTCCCTGCAGCCCTCCTACTCGGTATGAACTGGAGGGGATCCTTCAGGATTCTCTTGAGGGATGCCCGGCGTACTCCAAGCCCCAATTCAGGTTTCACCATGGCTGCAGCGGCAGGGGCCCTTTCTGTTCAGCTGGAAAAGCCGGGCGTGTACGTCCTTGGGGATCCCTGTGATGGACTGGACAATGAAAAACTTCTTGAGGCCGTGAAGCTGAGTTCACTGACCCTGATACTGTTCACGGCAGCTGCAGCAGGGGTAATGCTGGTGATACCATGA
- a CDS encoding DUF169 domain-containing protein, translating into MDYRKISEELKELLEMEGSPVAVRLVKNEEISGEKLERKRHCEFIQDARLRGACGYATADEHLCKGGAAVLGLCRVPPQVADGSLYHKLGNYSTLEAAAETVEAVPAVKGEYHASIYAPLEEADFEPDAVVFILKPAQALRLSQAYLHDRGGRISGDYSGIQSLCADAVAAVRERGIPNMTMGCNGSRKYAGIRPEELAVGVPVSDLEGIVEALRKFREKWG; encoded by the coding sequence ATGGATTACAGGAAGATTTCAGAAGAACTTAAGGAACTCCTGGAAATGGAGGGCAGCCCCGTGGCTGTCAGGTTAGTCAAAAATGAGGAAATATCTGGTGAAAAGCTTGAAAGGAAGAGGCACTGCGAGTTCATACAGGATGCACGCTTAAGGGGTGCCTGTGGCTATGCAACTGCAGACGAACATCTCTGCAAGGGTGGCGCAGCGGTCCTTGGACTCTGCAGGGTACCACCCCAGGTTGCGGATGGAAGCCTCTACCATAAACTCGGAAACTACAGCACACTGGAAGCTGCTGCTGAAACCGTAGAGGCCGTTCCCGCGGTGAAAGGGGAATACCATGCTTCAATCTATGCGCCGCTCGAAGAGGCTGATTTCGAACCAGACGCCGTTGTATTCATACTTAAACCGGCCCAGGCGCTTAGACTCAGCCAGGCATACCTCCATGACAGGGGTGGCAGAATAAGCGGGGACTACTCAGGGATACAGTCACTCTGTGCAGACGCCGTTGCAGCTGTAAGGGAGAGGGGCATCCCAAACATGACAATGGGGTGTAACGGTTCAAGGAAATACGCCGGGATCAGGCCTGAGGAACTTGCAGTCGGAGTACCAGTATCTGACCTTGAGGGAATTGTGGAGGCCCTCAGAAAATTCAGGGAAAAATGGGGATAA
- the pyrB gene encoding aspartate carbamoyltransferase, with protein sequence MFENVISIKDFKREDIDFILREAEKMEPFASGEKSSSALRGKILGMMFYEPSTRTRLSFETAMKRLGGDVVGFADTGATSAVKGESLADTAMMLSAYSDAIVIRHNLEGAARYISDVVDVPVINAGDGAGQHPTQTLLDLYTMKRFFGRIGSLRVALVGDLKYGRTVHSLAYALAVFGASMSFVSPPVLRMPDNIIHDLRGAGVEVKETERLDDVIDEVDVLYVTRIQKERFPDPEEYSRIRGAYHIDGSTVADRDLIVMHPLPRIDEISPEVDSLPQAMYFRQAFYGVPVRMALLRLLISERRGPENQKIV encoded by the coding sequence ATGTTTGAAAACGTTATCTCAATAAAGGATTTTAAGAGGGAGGATATCGACTTTATCCTCAGGGAAGCCGAGAAGATGGAGCCATTTGCATCGGGAGAAAAATCCTCCAGCGCCCTCAGAGGAAAGATACTTGGCATGATGTTCTATGAGCCATCCACAAGGACACGCTTATCCTTTGAAACTGCCATGAAGCGTCTGGGAGGGGACGTTGTTGGATTTGCAGATACAGGGGCGACATCTGCCGTTAAGGGTGAGAGCCTGGCTGACACCGCCATGATGCTTTCAGCCTATTCCGACGCCATAGTTATAAGGCACAACCTGGAGGGTGCAGCACGTTACATATCAGATGTTGTGGATGTTCCAGTGATAAATGCAGGGGATGGTGCCGGGCAGCACCCAACACAGACCCTCCTGGACCTCTATACCATGAAGAGGTTCTTCGGGAGGATAGGTTCCCTGAGGGTTGCACTGGTTGGTGACCTCAAGTACGGGAGGACTGTCCACTCACTGGCCTATGCCCTGGCTGTTTTCGGTGCCAGTATGAGCTTCGTATCACCACCCGTCCTCAGAATGCCTGATAACATCATACATGACCTGAGGGGGGCTGGTGTTGAAGTTAAAGAGACAGAAAGGCTTGATGATGTCATAGATGAGGTGGATGTCCTCTACGTTACAAGGATACAGAAGGAACGTTTCCCTGACCCTGAGGAGTATTCAAGGATAAGGGGAGCCTACCACATAGATGGATCCACTGTGGCTGATAGGGACCTGATTGTGATGCATCCACTCCCAAGGATAGATGAGATATCCCCTGAGGTGGATTCCCTCCCACAGGCCATGTACTTCAGGCAGGCGTTCTATGGTGTGCCGGTCCGGATGGCCCTCCTGAGGCTGCTGATAAGTGAGAGGAGAGGACCTGAAAACCAGAAGATAGTTTGA
- the cdc6-1 gene encoding ORC1-type DNA replication protein Cdc6-1 encodes MNIFDEIGDKESVFKDKKYLDHRFLPDRLPHREEQIRSIAKYWVEALNGVTPPDITIYGKTGTGKTAVAKFAMKQLKEASKDCDVNIRTEYIRCTDYTTEYQVIARLCQQLGRDVPYRGWTKAEIVNTFRNMFKKNAFGQDMILMVVLDEIDILLRNDGDGLLYTLTRTDNVSILSISNYVEFKKFIKPRVRSSLRDREIVFPPYGAQQLVDILEERSKMSFKEGALDDDVIPLCAALAAKEEGDARYALDLLRTAGEIADERDSDKVLGDFVREAKDYIEHNKITDIILTLPSQQQRVLEAILYLTKRKEEITSGRLYEVYKEIAKGDSVSYRRIFDFINELEMLGLISTNTVSRGRGKGRTNIIDLQCETSLLEDSLWGV; translated from the coding sequence ATGAACATTTTTGATGAGATAGGGGACAAAGAATCTGTTTTTAAGGATAAGAAATATCTTGATCACAGGTTCCTTCCTGACAGATTACCTCACAGGGAGGAGCAGATACGATCAATAGCCAAGTACTGGGTTGAGGCCCTCAATGGAGTGACACCTCCAGACATTACAATCTATGGTAAAACAGGTACAGGGAAAACTGCCGTTGCAAAATTTGCCATGAAACAGCTGAAGGAGGCATCAAAGGACTGTGACGTGAATATAAGGACTGAATACATCCGCTGCACAGATTACACAACAGAGTACCAGGTCATAGCAAGATTATGCCAGCAGCTCGGTCGTGATGTCCCCTACCGTGGCTGGACAAAGGCTGAAATCGTGAACACCTTCAGGAACATGTTCAAGAAAAACGCCTTTGGCCAGGACATGATACTCATGGTCGTACTTGATGAAATAGACATACTCCTCAGAAATGATGGAGATGGACTCCTGTACACCCTTACAAGGACAGATAATGTCTCCATTTTATCCATAAGTAACTACGTGGAATTCAAGAAATTCATAAAACCCAGGGTCAGGAGCAGCCTCAGAGACAGGGAGATAGTTTTCCCACCCTATGGGGCCCAGCAGCTTGTTGATATCCTTGAGGAGAGGTCAAAGATGTCCTTCAAGGAGGGTGCCCTTGATGATGATGTCATACCCCTATGCGCAGCTCTGGCAGCCAAGGAGGAGGGTGATGCAAGGTACGCCCTGGACCTCCTCAGGACAGCAGGTGAAATTGCCGATGAAAGGGACTCAGATAAAGTCCTGGGGGACTTTGTGAGGGAGGCCAAGGACTACATAGAACACAACAAGATCACGGACATAATACTGACACTACCGAGCCAGCAGCAGAGGGTGCTTGAGGCCATACTCTACCTCACAAAGAGGAAGGAGGAAATAACCTCCGGAAGGCTTTATGAAGTCTACAAGGAAATAGCAAAGGGGGACTCTGTTTCCTACAGGAGGATATTTGACTTCATAAACGAGCTTGAAATGCTCGGCCTGATATCCACAAATACTGTTTCACGGGGAAGGGGAAAGGGACGTACAAATATCATAGACCTGCAGTGCGAAACTTCCCTCCTGGAGGACTCACTCTGGGGTGTTTAA
- a CDS encoding DUF2299 domain-containing protein, whose product MIKKWLDEEGFLRMEVPDENARFHYVVNYPEDHVIDIIQPAGKDDMILIACATSVSPEHQAGIRALSMEKRTEFIWKVRFTLNRFGVDFQLDHPENVLNSYLVTDEIFFDGLSKDRLISSIKNVFRAKLQVMWMIQERFGEERPEHDSMYV is encoded by the coding sequence ATGATCAAGAAATGGCTTGATGAAGAGGGGTTCCTCCGCATGGAGGTTCCTGACGAAAACGCCAGATTTCACTATGTTGTGAACTACCCTGAGGATCACGTTATCGATATAATCCAGCCCGCCGGAAAGGATGACATGATTCTCATAGCCTGCGCAACCAGTGTCAGTCCAGAGCACCAGGCAGGGATCCGGGCACTCAGCATGGAGAAGAGGACTGAGTTCATATGGAAGGTCAGATTCACGCTTAACCGGTTCGGGGTTGATTTCCAGCTCGACCATCCAGAAAACGTCCTTAACAGTTACCTCGTGACAGATGAAATATTCTTCGACGGCCTTTCAAAGGACAGATTGATTTCAAGTATAAAAAATGTCTTCAGGGCAAAACTTCAGGTCATGTGGATGATACAGGAACGTTTCGGTGAGGAAAGACCAGAACATGATAGCATGTATGTCTAG